The Mercurialis annua linkage group LG8, ddMerAnnu1.2, whole genome shotgun sequence genome window below encodes:
- the LOC126660650 gene encoding uncharacterized protein LOC126660650: protein MYNISRTTNKTLLQSLTSQLNQRCSVSRTAKGKSKDVQPKKRSKITIKKGGSSSPPDPASKSQQSNQKNILYDQCLNAPTPVRFLKPKERAREAERAKLGLESKERQREKAIMKAGGRQTMGVPDEPLLMGTAGLDYISLGLVDAEKIPSYELTEEDGKRLAKEYSRVLMRKHRARQAAESGLLRLKKEAIDALPDKLREAALVPDLSPFPANRFMATLTPPIEGYLEKVMEAARRSSGKEKIR from the coding sequence ATGTATAATATCTCAAGAACAACAAACAAAACCCTTCTTCAATCATTAACCTCCCAATTAAACCAGCGTTGCTCAGTGAGTCGAACCGCAAAAGGCAAATCAAAAGACGTCCAGCCAAAGAAAAGATCAAAAATCACAATTAAAAAAGGCGGTTCATCTTCACCACCAGACCCAGCTTCAAAATCCCAACAATCCAACCAAAAAAACATCTTATACGACCAATGCCTCAACGCCCCGACTCCGGTCCGCTTCCTCAAGCCGAAGGAACGCGCCCGCGAAGCGGAGCGCGCAAAATTAGGGTTGGAAAGCAAGGAGAGACAGCGAGAGAAGGCGATCATGAAAGCGGGCGGGCGACAAACTATGGGCGTACCCGATGAGCCGCTCTTAATGGGTACTGCTGGATTGGATTATATCTCACTTGGGTTGGTTGATGCTGAGAAAATTCCGAGTTATGAGTTGACTGAGGAGGATGGGAAGAGGCTGGCTAAGGAGTATAGTAGGGTTTTGATGAGGAAACATAGGGCTAGACAAGCGGCGGAGTCGGGTCTTTTGAGGTTGAAGAAGGAGGCTATTGATGCTTTGCCGGATAAGTTGAGGGAGGCGGCTTTGGTTCCGGATTTGAGTCCGTTTCCGGCGAATAGGTTTATGGCTACTTTGACTCCTCCTATTGAGGGGTATTTGGAGAAGGTTATGGAGGCGGCCAGGCGTAGCTCCGGCAAGGAGAAGATTAGATGA